The genomic interval ACTCCCGAAGAGTATCGTCGGCTCCGGCTTCCTGCCAGGATTTTTCCCACAAATAAACCGCCGTGCCGAAGGCTTTCGGTTGCAGACGAAAGCCGCCCGATTCCTCCACCACGAACTGGTCCGGCGCGATCTCGTCCTGGCCACACGCTCCCACCACCCAGCGGTCCACGGCCGGCACGCGCAGCGGCTCGATCAGGTCGCACGAGAGAGACGGGCGCCCGGCCCGGTACTCGTGCAACCCGCCGAGTTGCGGCTCATACCCGCCCGCCTCGAGCCCGGCCGTCGCCCGGTTGAGCAGCCACGTGTACCCGAGGCTGAGCAGCGCGTTCACCGGGTCCGCCGGCGGCCGGCGGGACCGGGTGGTGAACGCCCACGGCGGCCGGAACAGCCCGCCCAGGAACCGGAACCACGCGGCCGACGCCGCCCCCTCCAGCCCGCGGACCGCGTCCGCCGTTTCGGCCGCCGGAACTTGTTCGGCGATCGCGCCCAGGTCGGTCAGGAGCGTTCCGGTCGAAACCTGGTTCCGCTGATACCGGCGGGCGGCCGTCGCCATCGTCTCGATCTTCCCGGCCACGACGAGCCGGGCCCAGTCGCGGCGGTGGACCGCACTGGCGAACACCCGGTGCTGCCGCACCCGGGTGCCGGTCGTCCGGGCGTCGGTCCCGGCGAGCCGGCCGCGGCACCGGGCGCCGGCCGGGGTGAACCAGGCGGTGTCGACCCGGTGGCGGAACAACAGGTCGAGCGCCGCCCCGGTGACCGACACGTCGCCGTAGCAGCAGACGACGGTGAGGGCCGTCGGGTCGAGCCGCAGGGGGCCGTCCCCCTGCCGCTTGAACGCCAGGTGCCCGTTAATCATCTTCAACTGCCCGGGCCCGACGAGGTGGGCGACCGGAACCTGGACGCTGGTCACGCGGCGAGACATCAGTCCCCCCCGCCGGCCGGCTGCGTGGCGTCGGGGGCGTGCGACCACCACACCGGCCGGCGGGTGAG from Fimbriiglobus ruber carries:
- the cas1 gene encoding CRISPR-associated endonuclease Cas1, which gives rise to MSRRVTSVQVPVAHLVGPGQLKMINGHLAFKRQGDGPLRLDPTALTVVCCYGDVSVTGAALDLLFRHRVDTAWFTPAGARCRGRLAGTDARTTGTRVRQHRVFASAVHRRDWARLVVAGKIETMATAARRYQRNQVSTGTLLTDLGAIAEQVPAAETADAVRGLEGAASAAWFRFLGGLFRPPWAFTTRSRRPPADPVNALLSLGYTWLLNRATAGLEAGGYEPQLGGLHEYRAGRPSLSCDLIEPLRVPAVDRWVVGACGQDEIAPDQFVVEESGGFRLQPKAFGTAVYLWEKSWQEAGADDTLREWIAALATFLRERSDPTDESESPDL